One window of Leptospira barantonii genomic DNA carries:
- a CDS encoding tetratricopeptide repeat protein, producing the protein MAGPIIRNYKGGSIIYFEKDKAEDIYVLRNGRVILTFPAVDTGQEVKEDVRIGEFFGVKSALGKYPREETAQVIGSATVLVFKPNEFEQFVAEKTHLILKMMKVFSSQLRQVHKKLKEILGQSDTRNPSFELMNVAEVFYKNNNLPHAVYAFEKYLQNYPGTTYTGRATELLELARRGSPFPLNMPPLVYEGGSRVTQETLQNIMKPAVEKSTITAGVDNSITSLYNRAHTLVNVGKHGEAMVIYKDLLNRTDFKFDSEKKLVENSLFQLGVCLLKQNDLDNANSSFSTYIKKYPSGESIKESLFHLAEISELQGDRQRARMLYGKVALLPPEKDSISQKSRLKAKEMST; encoded by the coding sequence TTGGCCGGTCCGATCATCAGAAATTATAAAGGCGGATCCATCATATATTTTGAGAAGGATAAAGCCGAGGATATTTACGTCCTAAGGAACGGTCGCGTCATCCTTACATTTCCTGCGGTGGATACCGGACAAGAGGTAAAGGAAGACGTTCGTATCGGAGAATTCTTCGGCGTCAAATCCGCTCTCGGAAAATACCCTAGAGAAGAGACCGCCCAAGTTATAGGTAGCGCGACGGTTCTCGTTTTTAAACCGAACGAGTTTGAACAATTCGTCGCGGAAAAAACCCACCTCATTCTCAAGATGATGAAGGTGTTTTCGAGCCAACTCAGACAGGTTCACAAGAAACTCAAAGAAATTTTAGGCCAATCCGATACGCGGAATCCCTCGTTCGAGTTGATGAACGTCGCGGAAGTTTTTTACAAAAACAACAACCTTCCCCACGCAGTGTACGCGTTTGAAAAATATTTACAAAATTACCCGGGAACCACGTACACAGGACGTGCGACCGAACTTCTCGAACTCGCGAGAAGAGGAAGTCCGTTTCCTTTGAACATGCCTCCGTTGGTTTACGAAGGCGGAAGCAGGGTTACTCAAGAAACTCTTCAGAACATCATGAAACCTGCGGTAGAAAAATCCACGATTACTGCGGGTGTTGATAACTCCATCACTTCGCTTTACAATCGCGCTCACACTCTTGTGAACGTCGGAAAACACGGGGAAGCGATGGTGATCTACAAGGATCTACTCAACCGGACCGATTTCAAATTCGATTCCGAAAAGAAGCTGGTGGAGAATTCCCTCTTTCAACTCGGCGTATGTCTTTTGAAACAAAACGATCTCGACAACGCGAATTCTTCCTTTTCGACTTATATCAAAAAATATCCGTCGGGAGAATCGATCAAAGAATCTCTCTTTCATCTCGCGGAAATCTCCGAACTCCAAGGGGATCGTCAAAGAGCGAGAATGTTGTACGGTAAGGTCGCGCTTCTGCCGCCGGAAAAGGACAGCATCTCTCAAAAGTCCAGACTGAAGGCTAAGGAGATGAGCACCTGA
- a CDS encoding Crp/Fnr family transcriptional regulator has protein sequence MDLMLESMFSKFGKTYEPNQIIFCENEPGNDFYLIQSGKVKIVKTVPNPTKKEDYLIKTLDILEQGDIFGEMAILEEQPRSATAIAISEVKVLNFNRANFELLMTKNPMLALKILTIFSVRINDAKRRLLILLMDDIQGKVADVFLMLYEKMHAHSDFKEIVLNVSQHDVAEWCAQPVGEVQKVLNTLSKSGKIELYEDKIVIHNIADFQRIVSQKRKPNS, from the coding sequence ATGGATCTGATGCTTGAATCCATGTTTTCCAAATTCGGTAAAACGTATGAACCGAACCAAATCATCTTCTGTGAAAACGAACCCGGAAACGACTTTTACCTGATTCAATCCGGGAAAGTAAAGATCGTAAAAACCGTTCCGAATCCGACCAAAAAGGAAGACTATCTCATCAAGACCCTGGATATTCTCGAGCAAGGGGATATTTTCGGAGAGATGGCGATCTTGGAAGAACAACCCAGATCCGCGACGGCTATCGCAATTTCGGAAGTGAAGGTGTTGAATTTCAACCGCGCGAACTTCGAACTTTTGATGACGAAGAACCCGATGTTGGCTTTGAAAATTCTCACCATCTTTTCGGTTCGGATCAACGACGCCAAAAGAAGACTTTTGATTCTTCTTATGGACGATATCCAAGGAAAGGTCGCGGACGTTTTCTTGATGCTCTACGAAAAGATGCACGCACACAGCGATTTCAAAGAGATCGTCTTGAACGTTTCCCAACACGACGTCGCAGAATGGTGCGCGCAACCCGTGGGAGAAGTTCAGAAGGTTCTCAACACTCTTTCCAAGAGCGGAAAAATCGAACTTTACGAAGACAAAATTGTTATACACAATATCGCCGACTTCCAGAGAATAGTCTCACAAAAACGGAAACCGAATTCTTAA